A single genomic interval of Halomonas sp. GT harbors:
- a CDS encoding nucleoid-associated protein: MAGQPLDGVLNQSQRNSLEIIDFIFHIIDPDAPGKVIKLDEVLLQDKQKTFFLDRLRDIAEGTQYIFNSDVVNLCEQSHQLIDDRAGFIELSYLMTQEFARLHRGQMSAGVFIVSVVRYLTNAHDWQQLAFLVKMDQQESFAYSYKEIDGRRVAVVNEIPNSLNENKRAIQKSALIDPSAQFAWDVLAFDRVKKPVLSDYFQSFLGVIERQQDAVLTRTAYTAVRKWAKYVPQDQLPSGEDVNTYRERALNYLNDHATFDTDAFLDSVVKDENAERKAEHMQSLREVLAESGIAGQTFRSRPDSLPKKQRKQIYETSEGVTIIYEGTREEAGMHIENMDSGRTRITIETHQLTPKG, from the coding sequence ATGGCAGGACAACCATTAGACGGAGTACTGAATCAGTCGCAACGTAACTCTCTGGAAATTATCGACTTCATATTTCATATCATTGATCCTGATGCTCCCGGGAAGGTGATAAAGCTCGACGAGGTGCTGCTACAAGATAAACAAAAAACCTTCTTCCTTGATAGGTTGAGAGACATCGCTGAAGGTACGCAATACATTTTTAATTCTGATGTAGTAAACCTATGTGAGCAGAGCCATCAGCTTATTGATGACCGAGCTGGTTTCATTGAGCTCTCCTACCTGATGACTCAAGAATTTGCTCGCCTCCACCGTGGGCAAATGTCTGCAGGCGTATTCATTGTTTCGGTAGTAAGGTACTTGACTAATGCCCATGATTGGCAGCAATTAGCCTTCTTAGTGAAGATGGATCAGCAGGAGTCGTTTGCTTACAGCTACAAAGAGATAGACGGTCGTCGAGTTGCTGTTGTAAATGAAATTCCCAATTCTCTCAATGAAAACAAACGCGCGATACAAAAGAGCGCCTTGATTGATCCTTCAGCGCAGTTTGCATGGGATGTATTAGCTTTTGATCGAGTTAAAAAACCTGTATTGAGTGACTACTTTCAGTCTTTCCTTGGTGTGATTGAACGTCAGCAGGATGCGGTATTAACTCGTACTGCTTATACGGCAGTACGTAAATGGGCCAAGTATGTGCCTCAGGATCAATTGCCTTCGGGCGAAGATGTGAACACTTACCGAGAGAGAGCGCTTAATTACCTCAACGACCATGCTACTTTTGATACAGACGCTTTTCTTGACTCGGTTGTGAAAGATGAGAATGCTGAGCGGAAAGCAGAGCATATGCAGTCTCTTAGAGAGGTCTTAGCTGAAAGTGGTATAGCGGGCCAAACCTTCCGCTCTCGTCCAGACTCACTCCCTAAAAAGCAACGTAAGCAGATCTACGAGACATCAGAAGGTGTTACGATCATATATGAAGGTACCCGTGAGGAAGCAGGTATGCATATTGAAAATATGGATAGTGGAAGAACACGTATCACAATCGAAACCCACCAGCTGACGCCTAAAGGGTAG
- a CDS encoding sulfite exporter TauE/SafE family protein, translating to MTDLLWYHYLLIGLIFAWSGFVRTSLGFGGAVLALPFLLLVVNEPLVFLPIVAIHLLIFSSWIAWNGHRQVQKAGVGSTSPESNIDWGYLTKALKIMIVPKLIGVVGLLTLPTQIMTNIIFGIVIIYAIGYVLNKPFRSNNKYVDVVLLALGGYVSGTSLIGAPLIVAVFATHVAKEQLRDTMFVLWFILVVIKMASFIIADVDLQLIHQLWLLPCAFIGHLLGEKAHRYMLKTDTGLFFRVLGAVLILVSVVGLIHPPG from the coding sequence ATGACAGATTTACTCTGGTACCACTACCTTCTCATCGGACTTATTTTTGCTTGGAGCGGTTTTGTTCGCACTAGCCTTGGTTTTGGCGGCGCCGTGCTGGCGCTGCCTTTTCTGCTGCTGGTGGTAAACGAGCCGCTGGTCTTCCTGCCGATTGTGGCGATTCATCTGCTGATTTTTTCCAGTTGGATTGCCTGGAACGGTCATCGTCAAGTGCAGAAAGCGGGCGTGGGAAGTACGTCGCCGGAAAGTAATATCGATTGGGGCTATTTAACCAAAGCCCTGAAAATTATGATTGTGCCTAAGTTGATCGGGGTGGTGGGGCTGTTAACGCTGCCCACACAGATCATGACCAACATCATTTTCGGCATTGTGATCATTTATGCCATTGGCTATGTGCTGAATAAGCCGTTTAGAAGCAACAACAAATATGTTGATGTTGTGCTGCTTGCTCTCGGTGGCTATGTCAGCGGCACCTCATTGATTGGCGCACCGCTAATTGTCGCGGTGTTCGCCACTCACGTCGCTAAAGAGCAGCTGCGCGACACCATGTTCGTGCTCTGGTTTATCCTGGTGGTGATCAAAATGGCGTCGTTCATCATCGCCGACGTCGACCTCCAGCTGATTCATCAACTATGGCTACTGCCCTGCGCATTTATCGGTCATTTGCTAGGCGAAAAAGCCCACCGCTACATGCTGAAAACAGACACCGGGCTGTTCTTCCGCGTGCTGGGAGCCGTACTGATTTTGGTCAGCGTGGTGGGGCTGATCCACCCGCCAGGGTAG
- a CDS encoding VRR-NUC domain-containing protein — translation MNSAPVASATASLDDPFYYLTNFRYVLAWVEARHHDLLSASERDAIGHFETLPQASQALLVRMVMRKGELFRLDKLTYAEIGDAEQALAPLVVLGWVDNAPQLSSRELFRLLRLSELRQALAGEITNAGLARNSTKAALQAALEASLEVSAPLQQWWPTATTQIVRLTVMALCDRLRLMFFGNLRQDWAEFVLTELGLQRFEQVSLTAKSRAFQSRSDVTTYLTLHRLRERLDDGELPQALSTQVPPASSNRWLASRRARLLLAIGRVAERGGDAELALTLYADANNSDARIRRLRVLERLGRYSDAYELTISALDAQPNEAESQALMRLLPRLARKLHQQVERSTGPDQQATQVPTYVLHLSGPQPVERAVADDMATPNAPVYYVENSLLTGLFGLLLWPAIFKPLPGAFFHPFHSGPADLYREDFVSQRQVDITACLAQLDDGRYQDTILRMWHAKQGIASPFVHWGIVSEELLTLALKCLPPAHLRACFMRLLDDLKHNRAGLPDLIQLMPDAPPGEPRYKMIEVKGPGDRLQDNQRRWINFFCRHGMPVEVCHVRWQPASEPAGSQSEGPEREESEREDAE, via the coding sequence ATGAACAGTGCTCCTGTCGCGTCAGCGACCGCCTCCTTAGATGACCCTTTCTATTACCTGACGAATTTTCGTTATGTACTGGCGTGGGTAGAAGCCCGCCATCACGATCTACTAAGCGCTTCCGAGCGCGACGCTATTGGCCATTTTGAGACGTTACCCCAAGCCTCCCAGGCGCTATTGGTGCGCATGGTGATGCGCAAAGGGGAGTTGTTTCGCCTGGACAAACTGACCTATGCGGAAATCGGTGACGCTGAGCAGGCCTTGGCTCCGTTGGTGGTGCTTGGTTGGGTAGACAATGCGCCGCAGTTAAGCAGCCGCGAGCTGTTTCGACTATTGCGATTGAGTGAACTGCGCCAGGCATTGGCAGGCGAAATTACCAACGCAGGTCTAGCACGCAACAGCACTAAAGCTGCGCTTCAAGCAGCTTTGGAAGCGTCGCTAGAAGTGTCCGCCCCCCTTCAACAGTGGTGGCCAACGGCGACGACGCAGATTGTGCGGCTAACGGTGATGGCGCTTTGCGATCGGCTTCGGCTGATGTTTTTCGGCAATCTGCGCCAGGACTGGGCAGAGTTTGTGCTAACGGAGCTGGGCCTGCAGCGCTTTGAGCAGGTATCGCTTACCGCGAAGTCGCGCGCGTTCCAAAGCCGCTCTGACGTGACTACTTACTTAACGCTTCACCGCTTGCGCGAACGCTTGGACGACGGCGAGCTGCCGCAAGCGCTTTCCACACAGGTGCCACCTGCTTCCAGCAACCGTTGGTTAGCCTCTCGGCGGGCGCGGCTATTGCTTGCCATTGGCCGCGTGGCCGAGCGTGGCGGTGACGCAGAGTTAGCGTTAACACTTTACGCTGACGCCAATAACAGCGATGCGCGTATTCGCAGGTTGCGCGTGTTAGAGCGTCTGGGCCGTTATTCAGATGCCTATGAGCTCACAATCAGCGCGCTGGATGCGCAGCCAAACGAAGCCGAGAGCCAAGCACTTATGCGGTTGTTACCGCGCTTGGCACGTAAGTTACATCAGCAGGTTGAGCGCTCGACTGGGCCTGATCAACAAGCGACCCAGGTGCCTACCTATGTGCTTCATTTATCCGGACCACAGCCGGTAGAGCGCGCTGTTGCTGACGACATGGCGACCCCTAATGCGCCAGTGTATTACGTTGAAAATAGTCTGCTGACGGGGCTGTTTGGCTTACTGCTTTGGCCGGCTATTTTTAAACCCCTGCCGGGCGCGTTTTTTCACCCGTTTCACAGCGGGCCAGCGGATTTATACCGCGAGGATTTTGTCTCTCAGCGCCAAGTTGATATTACCGCCTGCCTGGCCCAGCTGGACGATGGTCGCTATCAGGACACGATCCTTCGCATGTGGCACGCCAAGCAGGGCATCGCCTCGCCCTTTGTTCACTGGGGAATCGTCAGTGAAGAGCTGTTAACGCTTGCGCTTAAGTGCTTGCCGCCTGCCCATTTGCGTGCCTGTTTTATGCGGCTATTAGATGACCTTAAACATAACCGTGCAGGCCTACCTGACCTGATTCAGTTGATGCCGGATGCACCGCCCGGCGAACCACGCTACAAAATGATAGAAGTGAAAGGGCCGGGGGATCGTCTACAAGATAACCAACGCCGCTGGATCAACTTCTTTTGCCGCCATGGTATGCCCGTTGAAGTATGTCATGTGCGCTGGCAGCCAGCATCTGAACCAGCAGGGTCTCAATCAGAAGGGCCTGAACGAGAAGAGTCTGAGCGAGAAGATGCCGAATGA
- a CDS encoding ATP-dependent DNA helicase, producing the protein MSRYRVAVRTLCDFTAREGDLDHRFTPAPSAQEGIEGHGLVASRRGEDYLAELPLSGEYQGLRVAGRADGFDPNANRLEEVKTYRGNLDRMAANQRALHWAQVKIYGALLCAERGLERVTLVLVYLEISSGQETLLTHEASATELQAFFTDHCQRFLAWAEQESAHRQRRDKWLAMLTFPYPDFRPGQRPLAEDVYKAASTGRCLLAQAPTGIGKTLGTLFPMLTAMPRQQLDRVAFLTMKTPGRRVALDALARLATSSSSPPTASPPISSSLSSPALASPLRVLELVARQKACEYPGTACQGDACPLAAGFYDRLPAARQAAVARRWLDRDGLREVALAHSVCPYYLGQELARWADVVVGDVNHWFDGHALLHGLAQANDWRVGLLIDEAHNLVERARGMYSAELSQQRLSRLRRRSPPALAKPLARVGRQWQALTKEVTTDAAASQRYHLLDALPNKLVAAMQTLAGAITDYLVEHPDASSIELQELLFDALTFCRLAERFGDHSLCDLASYGRGDAVLGLRNVIPADFLAARFKAASSAVLFSATLTPFHYYRDLLGLPESSVWREVASPFAARQLEVRIRADISTRYHHREASVAPIVEALADQYQRQPGHYLAFFSSFAYLEQVITQFQHAHPAVPMFAQTRGMQEAERDAFLARFTPGGKGIGFAVLGGAFAEGIDLPGERLIGAFIATLGLPPFNDFNEALKARLSVRFGQGDDYTYRIPGMIKVVQAAGRVIRSPEDEGVVILMDDRFAQTKVRALLPRWWGLTNQASS; encoded by the coding sequence ATGAGCCGTTACCGGGTGGCGGTGCGCACGCTCTGTGACTTTACCGCACGGGAGGGCGACCTTGATCACCGCTTTACGCCAGCACCCAGCGCTCAGGAAGGTATCGAAGGGCATGGGTTAGTGGCTAGCCGCCGGGGCGAGGATTACCTAGCCGAACTGCCGCTTTCCGGTGAGTATCAGGGGCTTCGCGTGGCAGGCCGCGCTGACGGCTTTGATCCCAATGCTAACCGTTTGGAAGAGGTCAAAACCTATCGTGGCAATCTAGATCGCATGGCGGCTAATCAGCGGGCGTTGCACTGGGCGCAGGTGAAAATATACGGCGCGCTGCTGTGTGCCGAGCGAGGCCTTGAGCGGGTCACGCTGGTGTTAGTGTATCTGGAGATTAGCAGCGGTCAGGAAACGCTGCTTACCCACGAAGCTAGCGCCACTGAGCTGCAGGCGTTTTTTACCGATCACTGCCAACGCTTTTTGGCCTGGGCAGAGCAGGAGTCTGCCCATCGCCAGCGCCGCGATAAGTGGCTGGCGATGCTGACGTTTCCCTATCCTGATTTCCGCCCTGGGCAGCGCCCGCTGGCGGAAGATGTTTATAAAGCCGCCAGCACCGGGCGCTGCCTGCTGGCCCAAGCCCCTACTGGCATTGGCAAAACCCTTGGCACGCTATTTCCGATGCTGACTGCAATGCCCCGTCAGCAGTTGGATAGGGTGGCCTTTCTGACCATGAAAACCCCGGGCCGCCGTGTAGCGCTGGATGCGTTGGCACGTCTTGCTACCTCCAGTTCATCACCTCCTACTGCATCACCTCCTATTTCATCTTCCCTCTCATCGCCTGCACTCGCATCGCCGCTGCGCGTGTTGGAACTGGTGGCCAGACAAAAAGCCTGCGAGTACCCAGGCACCGCCTGCCAAGGCGATGCTTGCCCGTTGGCAGCAGGTTTTTATGACCGCTTGCCGGCCGCTCGCCAAGCCGCGGTGGCACGTCGCTGGCTAGATCGTGACGGACTGCGTGAGGTGGCGCTTGCCCACAGTGTGTGCCCGTATTATCTAGGCCAGGAACTAGCCCGCTGGGCCGACGTAGTCGTGGGCGATGTGAATCACTGGTTTGATGGTCATGCGCTGCTGCATGGTTTGGCCCAAGCCAACGACTGGCGAGTAGGCCTGCTGATAGATGAAGCGCACAACTTGGTTGAGCGGGCGCGGGGCATGTACAGTGCTGAGCTTTCCCAGCAGCGCTTGAGCCGTCTGCGTCGCCGCTCACCTCCCGCGCTTGCTAAACCGCTAGCCCGTGTCGGTAGGCAGTGGCAGGCGCTAACGAAGGAAGTCACCACCGATGCAGCGGCGTCACAGCGTTACCATTTACTTGATGCGCTGCCCAACAAGCTGGTGGCCGCGATGCAAACCTTGGCTGGCGCGATCACCGATTATTTGGTTGAACACCCCGACGCCTCAAGCATTGAGCTTCAAGAGCTGCTGTTTGACGCATTGACCTTCTGCCGTTTGGCGGAGCGGTTTGGTGACCACTCACTATGCGACCTTGCCAGTTATGGCCGAGGCGACGCAGTGCTAGGGCTGCGCAATGTTATTCCGGCGGATTTTCTGGCGGCACGCTTCAAGGCTGCCAGCAGTGCTGTACTGTTTTCGGCCACGCTGACCCCGTTTCACTACTACCGCGATTTACTCGGGTTACCGGAAAGCAGTGTGTGGCGGGAAGTGGCCTCACCGTTTGCCGCACGCCAGCTGGAAGTACGTATTCGAGCCGATATTTCTACTCGCTATCATCACCGTGAGGCCTCTGTAGCGCCTATTGTGGAAGCCCTGGCCGATCAGTATCAGCGTCAACCTGGCCACTATCTGGCGTTTTTTAGCAGCTTCGCTTATTTGGAGCAGGTGATAACGCAGTTTCAGCATGCACACCCCGCCGTGCCGATGTTTGCCCAAACCCGTGGAATGCAGGAAGCCGAGCGCGACGCCTTTCTGGCGCGCTTTACCCCAGGTGGTAAGGGAATCGGCTTTGCAGTGCTAGGCGGTGCTTTCGCTGAAGGCATCGACCTTCCTGGCGAACGTTTAATCGGCGCGTTTATTGCTACCTTGGGCCTGCCGCCGTTTAACGACTTTAACGAAGCGCTGAAAGCCCGCCTGAGCGTCCGCTTTGGCCAGGGCGATGATTACACCTACCGCATACCCGGTATGATCAAAGTGGTGCAAGCCGCTGGAAGGGTGATTCGCAGCCCCGAGGATGAAGGGGTTGTGATATTAATGGACGACCGTTTTGCCCAAACCAAGGTGCGCGCATTGCTGCCACGCTGGTGGGGGCTAACCAACCAAGCATCTTCTTAA